The following DNA comes from Teredinibacter haidensis.
GACTCCTGTATTCGATTTCTTGGCGAAGACCCGTGGGATCGTATTCGCGAGCTGAAAAAAGCCATGCCGAAAACGCCACATCAAATGTTGTTCCGCGGGCAAAACATTCTCGGTTATCGTCACTATGCTGATGACGTAGTAACCAAGTTTGTTGAGCGCTGCGCCGCTAATGGTGTTGACGTTTTCCGGGTGTTCGATGCAATGAACGATATGCGGAATATCGAAACGGCATTGAAAGCGGTTAAAAAAGTTGGCAAGCATGCACAGGGTACAATTTCTTATACCTTAAGCCCCGTACACACCGTTGAAAAGTGGGTAGAGCAGGGTAAAGTCATCGAAGATATGGGTGCAGATTCCATCGTCATCAAGGATATGGCCGGTTTGATGAAGCCCTATGAGGGCTATGAGCTTGTTAAACAGTTAAAAGCGGCTTGTGATATTCCTATCCATTTTCACTGTCATGCTACTACTGGTTTGGCGCATTCCACTATTTTGAAAATGGCTGAAGCGGGCGTTGACAATGTTGATACCGCAATTTCGTCCATGTCGACGACTTACGGTCATAGTCCAACCGAAACGCTGGTTGCTGCGCTGGAAGGTACAGAGCGTGATACCGGCCTTGATTTGGCCCGCCTTGAAAAAATTGCACTCTATTTCCGTGATGTCCGGCCTAAATACGCCAAGTTTGAAGGTGCCCTGAAAGGGGTGGATGTACGCATTCTTACCGCACAGGTTCCAGGTGGCATGCTAACCAATATGGAAGGCCAGCTGAAAGAACAGGGTGCGGCTGATCGAATTGATGAAGTATTGGAAGAGATTCCACGCGTACGCAAAGATTTGGGTTATATCCCATTGGTAACGCCTACCTCGCAAATAGTGGGTACTCAGGCAGTATTGAATGTTCTCTGTGGTGAGCGTTACGCCAATATCTCTAAAGAAACTCGTGGCATTTTGCGCGGTGAGTACGGTGTGGCGCCAGCTGAAATTAATAAAGAGTTGCAGGCCCGTGTACTGGAAGAGGGTGAGTCACCAATTACGTGTCGCCCCGCTGATCTGTTAAAACCAGAGCTAGAGGCGCTGTCCGCCGAGTTAATAGCAAAAGCCGAAGAACAGGGCGTAAAGTTGCATACCGGTGATCGGCAAATTGATGATGTTTTAATTTACTCGCTGTTTCCTCAGGTTGGTTTGAAGTTCCTGGCTAATCGTGGCAATCCAGATGCTTTCGAGCCCGCACCAACGGGTAAAGAGACTTCAGTGGTCAAAGCGGCAAACGGTGACGAAATATACACCGTCAATGTCGAAGGGAAGGACTACACCGTGACCGTTAGTAATGGGGGCGAGCTGACGGGAATTGTACCTTTGAGTGGTGCTGCTGCGGGCGATGCGGGCGGTAATGCTGCTGCGGCAGCAGCAGTAGCGGGCGGCGATCCGGTGAATGCACCACTGGCTGGAAATATTTTCCGGGTTATGGTTAGCCCTGGTCAGCAAGTAGAGAAAGGCGATACTTTGCTGATTTTGGAAGCCATGAAGATGGAAACACAAGTTAGTGCACCTCAGTCGGGCATTATTGGCTCGGTAACTGTTAAAGACGGTGATGTAGTAGCAGTGGGCGATTCCCTGCTTACTATCGCTTGATAATCATAGGGGTCACTCATGGGGAATTTGTTAGGTCTTTGGCAGGCGACTGGCCTGTATCAGATGCAGTCTGGGCAGCTCATTATGATATTTATCTGTCTGATGTTGCTGTTCCTTGCCATTCGTAAAGGTTTTGAACCATTACTGCTGGTGCCTATCGGTTTTGGCGGAATTCTAGCTAATATACCGGGTGCCGGACTGGCGTTATCTGCGGTTGAGAATGCTATTGTCGGTGGTGATCCGGCAGTATTGGCAGAGCTCGCGAGAGTGTTGGGAGTAGATGCATGGGAGTCTGTGAAGGAGTTAGTTACCGCTTATAGTTCGGCTGGGCCAGCAGCTCATCATGCTGCCGTCCAGATCGCATTGGAGGCTGGTTATACCAACGGTATGCTATATAACTTCTACTCGGTCGCTGTGGCAACTGGCGCTGCACCGCTCATTATCTTTATGGGCGTTGGAGCGATGACTGACTTCGGTCCGCTGCTGGCAAACCCAAAAACCCTGTTTTTAGGGGCTGCGGCACAGTTCGGTATTTTCGCAACTATCATGGGTGCGGTAGGTCTTTCCGCTGCTGGTATTATGGACTTTAGTATCGCAGACGCGGCTGCAATCGGGATTATCGGCGGCGCAGATGGCCCTACAGCTATTTACGTGTCCAGTAAGCTTGCGCCGGAATTGTTAGGTGCGATTGCAGTAGCGGCATACTCCTATATGGCGTTGGTACCATTGATTCAGCCGCCCATTATGAAAGCGCTAACGACTCGAGAAGAGCGTGAGATTGTGATGACTCAGCTGCGAGAGGTAAGTCGTAGAGAGAAAATCACTTTCCCAATATTGCTATTGCTCTTGGTCGCTATCGTGCTTCCGGATGCGGCACCATTACTGGGTATGTTCTGCTTTGGTAACCTGATGCGGGAATGTGGTGTGGTGGATCGTCTGTCTGATACGACTCAGCATGCATTAATTAACATTACCACGATTTTCCTGGGGCTCTCTGTTGGTTCGAAGCTGGCAGCGGATAAGTTCCTGGACCCCAAAACACTAGGTATTTTGGTGTTGGGTATCGTGGCCTTCGCTATCGGTACTGCGATGGGTGTGTTAATGGCTAAGTTGATGAACGTGTTGAGCAAGCAGAAGATCAACCCGCTAATTGGATCCGCGGGGGTTTCTGCTGTACCTATGGCGGCTCGCGTATCCAATAAAGTTGGTTTGGAGGCAAATCCTCACAACTTCTTGTTAATGCATGCAATGGGGCCCAATGTTGCGGGTGTTATTGGTTCTGCGGTTGCCGCAGGTGTTATGATTTCCTTGGTCTCGGGAATGTAACATCTACACGCTACACTACTTGCATTGAAACGGGCGCTTAGCGCCCGTTTTTCATTTCCCCTAAATAAATACGGTAATATTTAGCGTTGATGATGGAATGGACTAGACTAGTTAGCAAGAAGTTACCCATTCTCGGCGAATAATTGCCCGTACTACCATTATTTATTAGAGAACCGATTACAATTGGCGCTCCGCATATAGTAGAATGCGCGCATTTTCCTGTACCTGAATCCCACGGAGTATTATATGTATCGACGTACTAAGATTGTGAGCACCCTTGGCCCGGCTACCGATGAGCCCGGTATCCTTGAGAAATTGATTGTTGCGGGTGTAAACGTTGTACGTATGAATTTTTCACACGGCGTGCCAGAAGATCATACGCGTAGAGCAGAAATGGTGCGTGAACTATCGGTAAAACACAATACTTATGTCGCGATCCTCGGCGATCTACAAGGTCCAAAAATTCGGGTAGCACGCTTCGCAGAAGGCCCAATTCAGCTGGAAATTGGCGATAAATTTGTTCTCGATGCGTCATTGGAGCGTGATGCCGGTAACCAGAAAGAGGTGGGTATAGATTATAAAGATCTTCCTCGAGACGTGAATCCAGGTGATATGTTGTTACTGGATGATGGTCGTGTTGTATTGAAGGTTGAGTCGGTCGATGGTTCTCGTATCCACACCGACGTTATTGTTGGCGGTAAACTTTCTAATAACAAGGGCATTAATCGCCAGGGCGGCGGTTTGTCAGCGCCTGCACTTACGGATAAAGACCGTGAGGACATTAAGACGGCGGTTAAAATCGGTGTTGATTACCTAGCGGTTTCTTTCCCTCGTAATGCTGAAGATATGAACTTGGCGCGTCAGCTCACCCGTGAGGCTGGTGGCGACATGTATTTGGTTGCCAAAATTGAGCGTGCGGAAACTGTTGCCGACGATGAAATTTTAGATGATATTATTCTGGCTTCTGATGTTGTTATGGTTGCTCGTGGTGACTTGGGTGTCGAAATTGGCGATGCTCAATTGATTGCGGTTCAGAAGCATTTGATCGGCCGTGCGCGCGCATTGAACCGTTGTGTTATTACTGCAACTCAGATGATGGAAACTATGATCAGTAGTCCGCTGCCTACTCGAGCGGAAGTTTTTGACGTCGCTAATGCCGTACTTGATGGTACAGATGCAGTGATGTTGTCTGCTGAAACTGCTGCTGGTAAGTATCCAGTGCAAACTGTTGAAGCCATGGTTCGTATTATTCGCGGAGCGGAAAAACATCCTCAAGCAGAGGTTCCACCCGAAAAGCCTGAAGGTGGTTTTACTGCTATTGATCAGGCAATTGCCATGTCAACTATGTACACGGCCCAAGAGCTGCAAAATGTTCAGTGTATTGCGGCTTTGACTGAAACGGGTTCTACACCATTACTTATGTCTCGTTACGGTGCCCGCCTGCCTATTTTTGCATTTTCTCGTCACGAGAAGACTCTGCGTCGTGCAGCCTTGTTCCGTGGCGTTCAGCCCATGCTTTTTGCCAGTGATACTATCCCTTATGCTGAAACGAATGCGCGTGCGCTGGAAATTTTGTGTGAGCAGGAAGGCTTGGAAGATGGTGATTTGGTTCTGATTTCCAAAGGAGATTCGGCCAATATTAGGAGCGGTACTAATACCATGAAAATTCTGCAGGTAGGTACCGAAGTTTCTTAATCTGTAGGAAAATAGAAAGCACAAAAAAGCCGCTAGTTTACTAGCGGCTTTTTTGTGCGCGTCAGTTTAGTCCCCAGGATGTAGTGCCGTTTAAATCTTGGGCTCCTTTGATAAAGAGCAAGGGTCTCAACTCTTTAGGTTGTTAATCGTAGCAAGAGAGCTTTGATTGAGGTAGGGATTTTATACGGGTATGTATGGAGGGTAGTGATTGGGATGAGATAATTTGATGTGGAGTAGACCTAAGGAGTGGGCATTTTGTGCGAAAAAATCTAGACAGGATCCTTCGTATTTTGTATTTTAGTCATGGTTTTATGCATATAGGCGTAATAATCGTCACTTAATGTGCGGCTGGTATCACGCCTTTCTGTGGATTTACGGCGTTTCCGGTGAAAGAGATCCATAGACATATTGCAGCAGGGATCCTCGTCCTGGCGTCTGTCGTCTCCCTTACGTCTATTGACAAAAATGATTTTCTTGTCCTTCATCAGGTCTCCCGACTTAACGTTGTTGCTCACGTGATACCATCCCCTATCGTATAGCCGTGGGCTGCCTCCATTCCAGCATAGCCCCTCGTTAACGCTGTTGCTGGGAAATGGTTAAAACTATGAGGCGCCTGCCATAAGGCTGTTATTTTTTATATCGTCCGGTGTTGAGCTAGTCATGCCTAGCTAAAGCGATGGAGTGAGCGGGTACTTACTAATGAATACCTGTTTATTATTGCTCATACCATTGCCTTATTTATGTAAAGGCTTGCTTAATGCTAGTATCGACAATTGTAGTCAATAATGTGACGCGTGTCACACTATAGTGCGGAGATTAGTCATGGAGCGCCATTATAAAGCTATTGAAAGTAAGTTATATGATGAATGTTCCCCCAGTTTTCTGGAGGTGGTGAACGAGAGTCACCAACACAGTGTCCCAGAAAATTCGGAAACTCATTTTAAAATTACGGTGGTATCGGACGTTTTTAAGGGGCTTTCAGCCGTTAAACGTCATCAGTTGGTATACGTGTTACTGCGGGAGGAGTTAGATGCAGGTGTGCATGCACTTGCTCTTCATTTGTACACACCAGAGCAATGGTCTGAACGAAATATGAATTCACCGGTGTCGCCACCTTGCGCTGGGGGAGGTAAAGCGAGCGAGACAATGGAGTAGTAGGTGCATTCCCCGAGTGCGATAAAACTGGATATTTCCAATAACAGTAATAGCGCGCCAAACAGGTTTGGCGCAGCGGTATGGGAATAATGAAGGTAGCTGACTTCTGAGCGGTTTTAAATGGTCGGGTATCGTCGATTCTAAATGTGTGATGTTTTTTACCGTCGACAGCGCAAGTTGCAAGAGCTCTCTCCGTTAAAGCTGACTGGAAAAGAGTACGGCTTGCTCGCCTTTGTCGAAAAGCGGGTTAAAAATCTGGGGATGACATTGGGCTAAGCGAGGAGCGAATATTATTTTGACTGGCTTTCTTGAGAGGAAAAGCATGTCTATTTGGTTCACGTACGGGAAAAGGAAATTGAATTCACCCGCCACCATATTTTTTAATGAATACCTTCAATTATGAATAAGTTGTTGCGAATGTCGACTTCATATCAACAACTTGCTGCACCCGAAATCTTTGAGTTCGAGGAAAAGCGCAGCCGCTTTATCTGCCATTTATTTCCTGTTGTAAGTCGTGAGCAATCGCTGCAGCACCTGGAAGAGCTTCGCAGTCAGTATCCTGATGCTCGCCACCATTGCTGGGCCTACCTTGTAGGTAATGCTCAGCAGCCGAAAACTCAAGCTTATAGTGATGATGGTGAGCCGAGCGGTACCGCCGGCAAGCCCATATTGAACGTTCTTACGCAGAGACATGCGGGTGACAGCTGTGCGATTGTGGTTCGTTATTTTGGTGGTGTTAAATTGGGTGCAGGTGGTTTAGTCAGAGCTTATAGCGCCGTTGTATCTCAAGCGCTAGACAAGGCGCGATTGATTGCAATGGTGCCAACAGTTGAGTTTGGAGTTGAGGTGGCTTTTCATTTGGAAGCCATTACAAGGCGTATTGTTGCCGAATATGGCGGTGAAATCCTCAATGCAGAATACAATAACCAGGTGCTATTGACGATTCAGTTAGCACTTGAGTGTGAGCAAATGTGTAAAGACAAACTGCAGCATGCGGCAAGTGGTGGTGCGTTATTTAAAAAAGCAGAGAATAAAAAAGCAACCTGCTGAGGCATGCGTTTTTTTCGTTCATTCGAACCAAAAAACACTTTGTCCATGTCTTCAAGTGCTACCGGGGAGTCATGGACTTAACACAGCACCCTGTGTATTAATGGGTTTCAATGTCTCCAAACTCAAAGTTTGCACAAGGCATTCAGACGTTACTTTACCCTGTTTTCACTAATATAGAAGAGAATAACGGGCTATACCAATTACTTAGGGGTAGCAACGCATGCTCTTATCCTCCAGCCAAGATATTTTACAGGCCTTATGCCACTCTTTAGAGCGGGGTGAAGAGGTTTATCTCGCAACGGTCATTAGCACCTGGGGAAGCTCGCCACGGCCACCGGGTGCGATGATGATATGGAGCCGACAAAGCGGGGTGGTCGGATCGGTTTCCGGGGGCTGTGTGGAAGAGGATTTGATTGCCCGCCTGGGCAATGGAAAATTTGATAATCATTTTCCCTGCGAAATTCCTTATGGCGAAACCAATGGAGATGATCAGAGTTTGCAGCTGCCTTGTGGCGGTATTTTGCGTGTGTTGCTCGAAAAACCGGGCAGCAACGACTTGACGTGCTGGCAGGCAGTATTAGATTTATTGTCACAGCGACAGGGAATTAGCCGAGTTGTCGATACGTCTATTGGCCAATGGCAATTTGAGACAAGCCCACCTCATAAGTTGAGATACGAAGACGGATGCCTGAATACCTATCTCGGATCTACCCGTAAACTTCTTATCGTGGGCGCTAATCAAATTAGCTATTACCTCGCTAACTATGCTCAGTCGTTGGATTTCGATGTAAGTATTTGTGACCCGGGAGAGGCGTTGAGTAGCCAGTGGCAGGCGGATGATTTTGAGTTTCTTCAGTGCTATCCCGATGGTTTGATCGAAAAACGTTTTGCTGATTATAACTCTGCTGTTGTGGCTGTATCCCACGACCCTCGCCTGGATGATATGGCCATTTTGGAAGCGCTGCCTTCAAATGCCTTTTACGTTGGTGTAATGGGGTCTCTAAAAACCACCGAGGCGCGCTTGCAGCGACTAAGGCAGCTGGAAATGCCCGAGGCATTGTTACAAAAGTTAAAGGCCCCGGTCGGCCTGTCAATTGGAAGTAAAACACCTGCAGAAATCGCAATGAGTATTGCGGCTCATCTGGTTGAGCAGTATGCAAAAGACACTCCCTAAGCCTGGATTTCTGGTGATGGCTGCGGGCCAGTCGCGGCGCTTTGGCGAGACCTGTAAGCTGAGTGCAAGAGTGGATTCTGGCTGTAGCCTGCTAGAGCAAACAGTAAAAACCATTCAGCAGGTTTCATCCCGAATCTGTATTGTGGCATCTGCCAGTAATGAAGGAGTCGCTGTTATCGGTCATCGTTTGGGTGTGGAGTTGGCACTTTATCCTAACCAGTCACCTGGCTTGGGCGACTCCATTACTTACGGTGTAAAGGCTACATCGGGTTGGGGGGGGTGGATTATTTGTTTGGCTGATATGCCCAGAATAAATTCCGGCATTTACCAACAAGTTTTGGCGTTAAGCGCTGGTTATCCTTTGGTATCACCACAATTTGATGGGCGGAGAGGGCACCCGGTTTATTTCTCTTCACGCTATTATAAGCAGCTCATTCAGTTAAAAGGCGACAGGGGGGCAGGAAGTATTCTGAAACAAAATGGTGCTGATCTTAAGCTGTTTGATTGTGGATGCCCCGGTGTTCTACAGGATGTTGATACTCCTCAGCAACTCGCTGAACTACCTCCTGGCTGATGTTAGTTGAATCAACTAAATATTGGTTAATTTGGGGTTAAATTGGCTCTATTCACTATTGTTGATTTCTGCTCGATTACATGTCTTCTAAAATATTTTAATAAAAACAATGAGTTAGTGAGTTTTTCTTGATTGGCACGAAATCTGTAATAGTTATCACAAACCATGCTAATCAATTAACCAAGTCCGTTAAAATATTTCAATCCAGCGGCGCCTAGGAGGCATACAGATGGGCATTTTTTCCCGATTCTCAGACATTATTAACTCGAATATAAATTCTTTGCTGGATAAGGCCGAAGATCCTGAAAAAATGGTACGGCTGATTATTCAGGAGATGGAAGAAACTCTAGTAGAGGTCCGAACTGTATCGGCCAAAGCCATTGCCGATAAGAAGGAGTTGTTGCGTCGCAAGCAGTGGCTCGCTGATCAGGCGGAATCCTGGGAGCAGAAAGCCGAACTGGCCATTCAAAAGGGCCGTGAAGATCTTGCCAAGGGAGCATTGGCTGAAAAACTGAAGTTTATTAACGAGGGTGTGGATGTTGATGCAGAGCTGGATGCAATTGAAGAAAGCCTGCAATCCCTGGAAGACGAAATTACACAATTACAACAGAAAATTGCCGAAGCCAAGGCGCGCCAGAAATCGCTGGTGACTCGCCAAAAAACCGCGAGTTCGAAGCTAAAAGTACGAATGGTGTTGAAGGGTGGTTCTGTTGAAGAGACACTCTCCAAGCTAGAAGGATACGAACGCAAACTGGACGAACTGGAAGGGCGAGCGGAATCCATGGATTTGGGTAAGAAGTCCCTTGCGGATGAGATCGAGCAATTGGCAAAGAATGATGAGATCGAAGCTCAGTTGGCGGCTTTGAAGGAAAGAGTAAAAACTAAAACTGAAGATCAAGGCTAAGGAGTAAGCGAATGCTGCATCAACTAATTGGCATGCTAGAGGCGCCACTGGTTATTTTTTGTTTGTTTGTGGCCCCGATCTGGGTGTTTATGCACTACAAGCAAAAAGGCCGATCCGCGGCACCAGAGGAGTCTGCGGCGGACAAAAAGAAAATCGAGGAATTGTTGGCGATGGCCGACAAGATGGAGAACCGTATTGAAACACTCGAATCAAT
Coding sequences within:
- a CDS encoding nucleotidyltransferase family protein, coding for MQKTLPKPGFLVMAAGQSRRFGETCKLSARVDSGCSLLEQTVKTIQQVSSRICIVASASNEGVAVIGHRLGVELALYPNQSPGLGDSITYGVKATSGWGGWIICLADMPRINSGIYQQVLALSAGYPLVSPQFDGRRGHPVYFSSRYYKQLIQLKGDRGAGSILKQNGADLKLFDCGCPGVLQDVDTPQQLAELPPG
- a CDS encoding BolA family protein; this encodes MERHYKAIESKLYDECSPSFLEVVNESHQHSVPENSETHFKITVVSDVFKGLSAVKRHQLVYVLLREELDAGVHALALHLYTPEQWSERNMNSPVSPPCAGGGKASETME
- the pyk gene encoding pyruvate kinase → MYRRTKIVSTLGPATDEPGILEKLIVAGVNVVRMNFSHGVPEDHTRRAEMVRELSVKHNTYVAILGDLQGPKIRVARFAEGPIQLEIGDKFVLDASLERDAGNQKEVGIDYKDLPRDVNPGDMLLLDDGRVVLKVESVDGSRIHTDVIVGGKLSNNKGINRQGGGLSAPALTDKDREDIKTAVKIGVDYLAVSFPRNAEDMNLARQLTREAGGDMYLVAKIERAETVADDEILDDIILASDVVMVARGDLGVEIGDAQLIAVQKHLIGRARALNRCVITATQMMETMISSPLPTRAEVFDVANAVLDGTDAVMLSAETAAGKYPVQTVEAMVRIIRGAEKHPQAEVPPEKPEGGFTAIDQAIAMSTMYTAQELQNVQCIAALTETGSTPLLMSRYGARLPIFAFSRHEKTLRRAALFRGVQPMLFASDTIPYAETNARALEILCEQEGLEDGDLVLISKGDSANIRSGTNTMKILQVGTEVS
- the pspB gene encoding envelope stress response membrane protein PspB, which encodes MLHQLIGMLEAPLVIFCLFVAPIWVFMHYKQKGRSAAPEESAADKKKIEELLAMADKMENRIETLESILDKQDPNWRHEV
- the pspA gene encoding phage shock protein PspA, which produces MGIFSRFSDIINSNINSLLDKAEDPEKMVRLIIQEMEETLVEVRTVSAKAIADKKELLRRKQWLADQAESWEQKAELAIQKGREDLAKGALAEKLKFINEGVDVDAELDAIEESLQSLEDEITQLQQKIAEAKARQKSLVTRQKTASSKLKVRMVLKGGSVEETLSKLEGYERKLDELEGRAESMDLGKKSLADEIEQLAKNDEIEAQLAALKERVKTKTEDQG
- a CDS encoding IMPACT family protein, with translation MSTSYQQLAAPEIFEFEEKRSRFICHLFPVVSREQSLQHLEELRSQYPDARHHCWAYLVGNAQQPKTQAYSDDGEPSGTAGKPILNVLTQRHAGDSCAIVVRYFGGVKLGAGGLVRAYSAVVSQALDKARLIAMVPTVEFGVEVAFHLEAITRRIVAEYGGEILNAEYNNQVLLTIQLALECEQMCKDKLQHAASGGALFKKAENKKATC
- a CDS encoding XdhC family protein produces the protein MLLSSSQDILQALCHSLERGEEVYLATVISTWGSSPRPPGAMMIWSRQSGVVGSVSGGCVEEDLIARLGNGKFDNHFPCEIPYGETNGDDQSLQLPCGGILRVLLEKPGSNDLTCWQAVLDLLSQRQGISRVVDTSIGQWQFETSPPHKLRYEDGCLNTYLGSTRKLLIVGANQISYYLANYAQSLDFDVSICDPGEALSSQWQADDFEFLQCYPDGLIEKRFADYNSAVVAVSHDPRLDDMAILEALPSNAFYVGVMGSLKTTEARLQRLRQLEMPEALLQKLKAPVGLSIGSKTPAEIAMSIAAHLVEQYAKDTP
- a CDS encoding sodium ion-translocating decarboxylase subunit beta, producing MGNLLGLWQATGLYQMQSGQLIMIFICLMLLFLAIRKGFEPLLLVPIGFGGILANIPGAGLALSAVENAIVGGDPAVLAELARVLGVDAWESVKELVTAYSSAGPAAHHAAVQIALEAGYTNGMLYNFYSVAVATGAAPLIIFMGVGAMTDFGPLLANPKTLFLGAAAQFGIFATIMGAVGLSAAGIMDFSIADAAAIGIIGGADGPTAIYVSSKLAPELLGAIAVAAYSYMALVPLIQPPIMKALTTREEREIVMTQLREVSRREKITFPILLLLLVAIVLPDAAPLLGMFCFGNLMRECGVVDRLSDTTQHALINITTIFLGLSVGSKLAADKFLDPKTLGILVLGIVAFAIGTAMGVLMAKLMNVLSKQKINPLIGSAGVSAVPMAARVSNKVGLEANPHNFLLMHAMGPNVAGVIGSAVAAGVMISLVSGM
- the oadA gene encoding sodium-extruding oxaloacetate decarboxylase subunit alpha, with the protein product MSDTKKKLGITEVVLRDAHQSLFATRMRIDDMLPIAEELDNVGYWSVETWGGATFDSCIRFLGEDPWDRIRELKKAMPKTPHQMLFRGQNILGYRHYADDVVTKFVERCAANGVDVFRVFDAMNDMRNIETALKAVKKVGKHAQGTISYTLSPVHTVEKWVEQGKVIEDMGADSIVIKDMAGLMKPYEGYELVKQLKAACDIPIHFHCHATTGLAHSTILKMAEAGVDNVDTAISSMSTTYGHSPTETLVAALEGTERDTGLDLARLEKIALYFRDVRPKYAKFEGALKGVDVRILTAQVPGGMLTNMEGQLKEQGAADRIDEVLEEIPRVRKDLGYIPLVTPTSQIVGTQAVLNVLCGERYANISKETRGILRGEYGVAPAEINKELQARVLEEGESPITCRPADLLKPELEALSAELIAKAEEQGVKLHTGDRQIDDVLIYSLFPQVGLKFLANRGNPDAFEPAPTGKETSVVKAANGDEIYTVNVEGKDYTVTVSNGGELTGIVPLSGAAAGDAGGNAAAAAAVAGGDPVNAPLAGNIFRVMVSPGQQVEKGDTLLILEAMKMETQVSAPQSGIIGSVTVKDGDVVAVGDSLLTIA